A region of the Candidatus Palauibacter australiensis genome:
GTTAACCTCCCTCCAACCTTGTATTCCCGAGACCCGCCCTGGTTCACTCCTCTATCTCGGAATCCAGCGCGCGAGCTATCTCAGCACGACGGTCGCACCCCGGGACAACTCGCTCCCGGGCGCGGGGTTCTGTGCCGCGACGCTCCCATGTCCGTGCCATTCCACGCGGAGGCCGAGCGCGTGCAGGCGCGCGACGGCCGCCCGGGCGGACAGTCCCGCCAGGTCCGGCAGCACGACGACGCCTCGCCCGCTCGTGTCGGTCTCGTTGGCCGCGCCGGGCGCGCCCGTGCCGCTGGAGGCGAAGATGACGGCACCTTCCGGCGCGCCGGCCGCCGGTCCGCCGGACCACGGCCGGGGACGGGCGTTGGAGACGACCAGCCGTGGATCCACCTGCACGCCATCCGCCGCGAGCGCCGCCCTGAGCGTCGCCTGGCTTGTAGGCGCCGCGATCGCGCCCCCGTAGTAGACCCCTCCCTTCGGGTCTTCGAGTCGGGTGAGGATGACGATGCGCGGATCATCCGCCGGCGCGAAACCGACGAAGGAAGCGCGGTAGCGCCCGGGCGCGTAGCGGCCGTTCACGGCGAGCCGGGCCGTTCCCGTCTTTCCGGCCACCGCGAACCGCGCCATGCCCGCGAGCGTTCCGGTACCCTCCCGGACGACTTCCTCCAGCACCCCGCGAACCGCCGCCGCGACCTCCTCGGATATGACGCGCCGCACGGGACGCGGGTCGAAGCGCTGCACGAGGCGCCCGAGCGGGTCTCGTATCTCTCTCACGAGGCGCGGGCGCATCAACACGCCGCCGTTCGCGATCGCGCCGTAGGCGATGGCGAGTTGCAGGGACGTGGCGGAGATCTCGTACCCGATCGCGTGCGAGGCGGGGCTCAGCGAGGTCCATGACTCCGGCCGGCTGAGGCGCCCCGGCGACTCGGAAAGGTGCCCCAGCTGCGTCCGCATGCCGAAACCGAAGTCCCGCAGGTAGCGGTGCTGGACCGCAGGCGTCAAGCGGGCGGACAGCTTCGCGGCCCCTACGTTGCTCGACTTGGAGATGATCCCGCGCACGCTGAGCGTGTCGTAACCGTGGACGTCCGAGATCACCCTCGAGCCCATCCGCAGCCTGCCG
Encoded here:
- a CDS encoding penicillin-binding protein; amino-acid sequence: MTRFGIHSTTHLEGFAGDAEEAALARTQRIRHRALGVAFTVVALAYAVRLGDLQILESEAHRARQVAQSAEWELLPAVRGRILDRRGRVLAAPDTRYEVFLAVDELRVDRAEAVEAVGSVVPVAPERRSAVAEAAGGWSLVARDVSDEERVRLQRTIGRGIYFESRSAREYPRSMGRRLIGAVGTDGRGGTGLEADLDGWLVGEPGRAEVRLDGHRNAYRPPGGQVVEAVPGHDVVLTLDAELQRIAENELARAIAKTGARGGDIVLLDPRTGEILALASERTDAAVDRISGLTDPYEPGSTLKPFLLASLLSEGVVDLDEIVDVEDGRLRMGSRVISDVHGYDTLSVRGIISKSSNVGAAKLSARLTPAVQHRYLRDFGFGMRTQLGHLSESPGRLSRPESWTSLSPASHAIGYEISATSLQLAIAYGAIANGGVLMRPRLVREIRDPLGRLVQRFDPRPVRRVISEEVAAAVRGVLEEVVREGTGTLAGMARFAVAGKTGTARLAVNGRYAPGRYRASFVGFAPADDPRIVILTRLEDPKGGVYYGGAIAAPTSQATLRAALAADGVQVDPRLVVSNARPRPWSGGPAAGAPEGAVIFASSGTGAPGAANETDTSGRGVVVLPDLAGLSARAAVARLHALGLRVEWHGHGSVAAQNPAPGSELSRGATVVLR